From the genome of Pantoea alfalfae, one region includes:
- the purU gene encoding formyltetrahydrofolate deformylase, with product MQAQTMQRKVLRTICPDAKGLIAKITNICYKHELNIVQNNEFVDHRTGRFFMRTELEGIFNDNTLLADLDSALPQGSVRELHSAGRRRVVILVTKEAHCLGDLLMKSAFGGLDMEIAAVVGNHDTLRSLVERFDIPFVLVSHEGLTREEHDNRMAEEIDRYQPDYVVLAKYMRVLTPAFVQRYPNQIINIHHSFLPAFIGARPYHQAYERGVKIIGATAHYVNDNLDEGPIIMQDVINVDHSYTADEMMRAGRDVEKNVLSNALYKVLGQRVFVYGNRTIIL from the coding sequence ATGCAAGCGCAAACCATGCAAAGAAAAGTTTTACGAACCATTTGTCCCGATGCAAAAGGTCTGATCGCCAAAATCACCAATATTTGTTACAAGCACGAACTTAATATCGTGCAGAACAATGAGTTTGTTGATCATCGCACCGGGCGTTTTTTCATGCGCACCGAGCTGGAAGGAATTTTCAACGATAATACCCTGCTCGCTGATCTCGACAGCGCCCTGCCGCAGGGTTCAGTGCGGGAACTTCACAGTGCCGGTCGCCGTCGCGTGGTGATTCTGGTGACTAAAGAGGCACACTGCCTGGGCGATCTGTTAATGAAGAGCGCGTTTGGCGGCCTGGATATGGAAATTGCAGCGGTAGTGGGTAACCACGATACCCTGCGTTCACTGGTTGAGCGTTTCGATATTCCGTTTGTGCTGGTGAGTCATGAGGGGCTGACGCGGGAAGAGCACGATAACCGCATGGCAGAAGAGATTGACCGCTATCAGCCCGATTACGTGGTGCTGGCAAAATATATGCGCGTTCTGACGCCCGCTTTCGTGCAGCGTTATCCGAACCAGATTATCAATATTCATCACTCCTTTCTGCCCGCCTTTATTGGAGCCCGCCCTTACCACCAGGCTTATGAGCGTGGCGTGAAAATCATCGGTGCTACCGCGCACTACGTGAATGACAATCTCGATGAAGGTCCCATCATCATGCAGGATGTGATTAACGTTGATCACAGCTATACCGCGGATGAGATGATGCGTGCCGGTCGCGACGTAGAAAAGAATGTACTGAGCAACGCACTGTATAAAGTGCTGGGACAGCGCGTGTTCGTTTACGGCAACCGTACGATTATTCTTTAA
- the msrB gene encoding peptide-methionine (R)-S-oxide reductase MsrB: MAKDTAPDAKIAELTEMQRYVTQQRGTEPPYSGALLHNKQEGIYHCLVCEAPLFLSETKYDSGCGWPSFYQPFSDDAIRYIEDNSHGMQRVEIRCGSCDAHLGHVFPDGPQPTGERYCVNSASLNFTDEQGEQTKG; the protein is encoded by the coding sequence ATGGCTAAAGACACCGCACCCGACGCAAAAATCGCCGAGCTGACAGAAATGCAGCGTTATGTGACACAGCAACGCGGAACGGAACCGCCTTACAGCGGCGCACTGTTGCACAACAAGCAGGAAGGGATTTACCACTGCCTGGTCTGTGAGGCGCCACTTTTTCTCTCAGAGACTAAATATGATTCTGGCTGCGGCTGGCCCAGTTTCTATCAGCCGTTCAGTGACGATGCAATTCGCTACATCGAAGATAATTCACACGGCATGCAGCGTGTTGAGATCCGCTGTGGCAGCTGCGATGCGCATCTGGGGCATGTCTTCCCCGATGGCCCGCAACCGACCGGTGAACGCTACTGTGTTAACTCCGCCTCGCTGAATTTCACCGACGAGCAGGGCGAACAGACAAAAGGGTAA
- a CDS encoding DNA topoisomerase III, translating to MRLFIAEKPSLGRAIADVLPKPHRRGDGFIACGNDQIVTWCVGHLLEQAQPDSYDSRYARWSLNDLPIIPEKWQLKPRPSVAKQLKVVESLLAQASEVVHAGDPDREGQLLVDEVLDYLNLPAEKRSKVQRCLINDLNPQAVDRAVNRLRENREFIPLCVSALARARADWLYGINMTRAWTLLGRNAGYDGVLSVGRVQTPVLGLVVRRDEEIENFVPKDYFEVKAHILTPDGARFVASWIPSEACEPWQDEEGRLLKRALADHVVARITGQPAIVTAYSDKRENDVAPLPFSLSSLQIEAAKRYGLSAQTVLDACQRLYETHKLITYPRSDSRYLPEEHFAGRHAVLKAIQAHQPQLTPPADFNADRRNRCWDDKKVDAHHAIIPTARSSAVKLSENEQHIYELVARQYLMQFCPDAVFRKCVIDLDIAGGKFVAKARFLAEAGWRALLGSKERDEENDGMPLPEVAKGDELLCERGEVLAKQTQPPRPFTDATILSAMTGIARFVQDKELKKVLRATDGLGTEATRAGIIELLFRRGFLVKKGRYINSTDAGRALIHSLPDLAARPDMTAQWESTLTRISEKACRYDEFMQPLVQTLTGLIQQARQQPAAHAFRGLPSTGQKRPVRKTRRKVKETE from the coding sequence ATGCGTTTGTTTATTGCGGAAAAACCGAGCCTTGGGCGTGCTATCGCAGATGTGCTGCCGAAACCGCATCGCCGCGGTGATGGCTTTATTGCCTGCGGCAACGATCAGATCGTCACCTGGTGCGTGGGACACCTTCTGGAGCAGGCGCAGCCCGACAGTTATGACAGCCGTTACGCACGCTGGTCGCTGAACGATCTGCCGATCATCCCGGAAAAATGGCAGCTGAAACCGCGTCCGTCGGTCGCGAAGCAGCTGAAAGTGGTTGAAAGTCTGCTGGCGCAGGCGAGTGAAGTGGTGCATGCCGGTGACCCGGATCGGGAAGGGCAGTTGCTGGTGGATGAGGTGCTGGATTACCTTAACCTGCCGGCTGAAAAACGCAGCAAAGTGCAGCGCTGTCTGATCAACGATCTTAACCCTCAGGCAGTGGATCGAGCCGTAAATCGCCTGCGTGAGAATCGCGAGTTTATCCCGCTGTGCGTCTCTGCGCTGGCCCGCGCCCGGGCGGACTGGCTTTACGGCATCAACATGACCCGTGCCTGGACGCTGCTGGGACGCAATGCTGGCTACGATGGCGTGCTGTCGGTAGGTCGGGTGCAGACACCGGTACTGGGGCTGGTAGTCCGGCGCGATGAGGAGATCGAAAACTTCGTGCCGAAAGACTACTTCGAAGTTAAAGCACATATCCTCACGCCGGATGGTGCCAGATTTGTTGCCAGCTGGATCCCCAGCGAAGCCTGTGAGCCTTGGCAGGATGAAGAGGGGCGTCTGCTTAAACGCGCACTGGCCGATCATGTGGTAGCGCGTATCACCGGTCAACCCGCTATCGTCACGGCCTACAGTGATAAGCGCGAAAATGACGTCGCTCCGCTGCCATTCTCCCTGTCCAGCCTGCAGATCGAGGCCGCAAAACGGTACGGACTGAGTGCCCAGACGGTTTTGGACGCCTGTCAGCGGCTCTATGAAACACACAAACTGATTACCTACCCGCGTTCAGACAGCCGCTATCTGCCGGAAGAACATTTTGCTGGTCGTCATGCGGTCTTAAAGGCGATACAGGCGCATCAGCCCCAGCTTACCCCACCAGCAGACTTTAACGCCGATCGCAGAAATCGCTGCTGGGATGATAAAAAAGTCGATGCTCACCATGCCATTATTCCCACGGCCCGAAGCAGCGCGGTAAAGCTCAGCGAAAATGAACAGCATATCTATGAGCTGGTGGCACGCCAGTATCTGATGCAGTTCTGCCCGGATGCAGTATTTCGTAAATGTGTCATCGACCTTGATATTGCGGGCGGAAAATTTGTGGCGAAAGCGCGCTTCCTGGCTGAGGCGGGCTGGCGCGCACTGCTGGGCAGCAAAGAGCGTGATGAAGAGAACGACGGCATGCCGCTGCCAGAGGTGGCGAAGGGTGATGAGTTGCTGTGTGAGCGTGGCGAGGTGCTGGCGAAGCAGACTCAGCCGCCACGCCCGTTTACCGATGCGACGATTCTTTCTGCAATGACCGGCATCGCCCGTTTCGTTCAGGATAAAGAATTAAAGAAAGTGCTGCGTGCGACCGATGGTTTAGGAACGGAAGCCACACGTGCCGGCATTATCGAATTACTGTTTCGTCGTGGCTTCCTGGTGAAGAAGGGCCGTTACATCAATTCCACGGATGCAGGACGCGCCCTGATTCACTCTCTGCCCGATCTGGCCGCGCGCCCGGATATGACGGCGCAGTGGGAATCGACACTGACGCGTATCAGCGAAAAGGCCTGCCGCTATGATGAGTTTATGCAGCCGCTGGTGCAGACCTTAACCGGCCTTATCCAGCAGGCGCGGCAGCAGCCTGCGGCGCATGCATTTCGGGGATTACCGTCCACCGGACAGAAACGTCCGGTGCGCAAAACCAGGCGTAAAGTGAAGGAGACGGAATGA
- the pncA gene encoding bifunctional nicotinamidase/pyrazinamidase — protein MKRALIIIDIQNDFCPGGPMAVHEGDHTVEVANRYARLFRENGECVLALQDWHPADHGSFASVSGEPVYTLGELNGLAQIWWPDHGIQGSAGADFHPGLDRSLFDATFHKGEDQDVDSYSAFFDNGHRRKTELDSWLRERGITHLVMLGLATDYCVKYSVLDALELGYHVEVVKEGCRGVNLNPEDSEIAFAQMTAQGAILI, from the coding sequence ATGAAGCGGGCACTCATCATTATTGATATTCAGAACGATTTTTGCCCCGGCGGCCCGATGGCAGTCCATGAGGGCGACCACACGGTCGAGGTGGCTAATCGCTATGCGCGTTTGTTCCGTGAGAACGGTGAATGCGTACTGGCCCTGCAGGACTGGCACCCGGCCGATCACGGCAGCTTTGCCTCGGTTTCCGGTGAGCCGGTCTACACGCTGGGCGAGTTAAATGGTCTGGCGCAAATCTGGTGGCCCGATCACGGCATTCAGGGCTCAGCAGGTGCGGATTTCCATCCCGGTCTGGATCGTTCACTGTTCGATGCGACGTTCCATAAAGGTGAAGATCAGGATGTCGACAGCTACAGCGCCTTTTTTGATAATGGCCACCGTCGTAAAACCGAGCTGGACAGCTGGCTGCGTGAGCGTGGCATCACCCATCTGGTGATGCTGGGGCTGGCGACAGATTACTGCGTGAAATATAGCGTGCTGGATGCGCTGGAATTGGGGTATCACGTCGAGGTGGTCAAAGAAGGTTGCCGCGGCGTTAATCTCAATCCTGAGGACAGTGAAATCGCCTTTGCTCAGATGACGGCGCAGGGCGCGATTCTGATTTAA
- the sppA gene encoding signal peptide peptidase SppA: MRTLWRIIAGLFRWSWRVLNFIREFILNIFLILLIVVGVGIWLQVSGSGGSSAPIQQGALKVDLSGVLVDKPSVSNRLSKIGRQLLGASSDRLQENSLFDVVDAIRQAKDDSNIKGMVLDLREFAGGDQPSLQYVGKALREFRDSGKPIYALGDSYSQAQYYLASYATKIYLSPQGTVDLHGFATNGLYYKTLLEKLKVTSHVFRVGTYKSAVEPFLRDDMSPAARDADSRWVGQLWQNYLNTVAANRQLTPEQLFPGAAAIIAGLNAVKGDTAQYALDNKLVDALGSRAAADQELVKTFGLDKQSNDYRNVSIYDYSVKPASSQQDGNIAVVMASGAIMDGEETPGNVGGDTTAAQIRDARLDPKIKAIILRVNSPGGSVTASEAIREELAAAQAAGKPIVVSMGGMAASGGYWISTPASYIVANPSTLTGSIGIFGVINTLENSLDSIGVHTDGVATSPLADISTTKALPAEVQQLMQLTIENGYRNFVGLVAKSRHKTPEQIDAIAQGHVWTGSDAKANGLVDALGDFDDAVKKAGELAKVSKPMLSWYQDEPTFLDMVLGQMNASVQAVLPDTLKAWLPAPMLDVMSAMKAQPGLFDKQNDPQNRYAFCLNCGEVR; the protein is encoded by the coding sequence ATGCGCACATTGTGGCGAATAATTGCAGGTCTGTTCCGCTGGAGCTGGCGGGTATTGAATTTTATCAGGGAATTTATTCTGAATATTTTCCTGATTTTGTTGATTGTGGTGGGTGTAGGGATCTGGCTTCAGGTCAGCGGATCGGGCGGCAGTTCAGCGCCGATTCAGCAGGGCGCGCTGAAGGTCGATCTCAGCGGCGTGCTGGTGGATAAACCGTCGGTAAGCAACCGTCTGAGTAAAATTGGTCGCCAGCTGCTGGGTGCCAGCAGTGATCGCTTACAGGAAAATTCGCTGTTTGATGTGGTCGATGCCATTCGCCAGGCAAAAGATGACAGCAACATTAAAGGCATGGTGCTCGATCTACGCGAGTTTGCCGGTGGCGATCAGCCTTCGCTGCAATATGTGGGTAAAGCGCTGCGTGAATTCCGCGACAGCGGCAAGCCAATTTATGCTCTGGGCGACAGCTACAGCCAGGCGCAATACTACCTTGCCAGCTACGCCACGAAAATCTATCTGTCGCCGCAGGGCACCGTGGATCTGCATGGTTTCGCCACCAATGGACTCTACTACAAAACCCTGCTGGAGAAGCTGAAAGTCACCTCACACGTCTTCCGTGTCGGGACCTATAAATCAGCGGTCGAGCCATTCCTGCGTGACGACATGTCACCAGCGGCACGTGATGCTGACAGCCGCTGGGTCGGTCAGCTGTGGCAGAACTACCTGAATACCGTGGCGGCGAATCGCCAGCTGACGCCGGAACAACTCTTCCCTGGCGCAGCAGCGATTATTGCTGGTTTAAACGCGGTTAAAGGCGATACCGCGCAATATGCGCTGGATAACAAGCTGGTCGATGCCCTGGGTTCCCGTGCAGCAGCCGATCAGGAGCTGGTAAAAACCTTTGGTCTGGATAAGCAGAGCAACGATTACCGTAACGTCAGCATCTATGACTACAGCGTGAAACCAGCCTCCTCGCAGCAGGATGGCAACATTGCGGTCGTCATGGCCAGCGGTGCCATCATGGATGGGGAAGAGACGCCGGGCAACGTGGGTGGTGATACCACGGCCGCGCAGATTCGCGATGCGCGTCTCGATCCAAAAATCAAAGCGATCATTCTGCGGGTCAACAGCCCGGGTGGCAGCGTGACGGCTTCGGAAGCCATTCGTGAAGAGCTGGCGGCGGCCCAGGCCGCAGGTAAGCCGATTGTGGTCTCTATGGGCGGCATGGCGGCATCCGGCGGTTACTGGATCTCAACGCCTGCCAGCTATATTGTGGCGAACCCCAGCACGCTGACCGGCTCGATTGGTATCTTCGGTGTGATTAATACGCTGGAGAACAGTCTGGACAGCATTGGCGTACACACAGATGGTGTCGCGACCTCCCCGCTGGCGGATATCTCTACCACCAAAGCGCTGCCAGCGGAAGTTCAGCAGCTGATGCAGCTGACTATCGAAAATGGCTACCGCAACTTTGTGGGTCTGGTGGCGAAGTCGCGTCATAAAACCCCAGAGCAGATTGATGCGATCGCGCAGGGCCATGTCTGGACCGGCAGCGATGCCAAAGCCAATGGTCTGGTGGATGCGCTGGGTGACTTCGATGATGCCGTGAAGAAGGCGGGCGAGCTGGCGAAAGTCAGTAAACCTATGCTGAGCTGGTATCAGGATGAACCGACCTTCCTGGATATGGTGCTGGGCCAGATGAACGCCTCTGTACAGGCCGTATTGCCGGATACGCTGAAAGCCTGGCTGCCCGCACCGATGCTGGATGTGATGAGTGCCATGAAAGCCCAGCCGGGTCTGTTCGACAAGCAGAACGATCCTCAGAATCGTTATGCCTTCTGCCTGAACTGCGGCGAAGTGCGATAA
- the rssA gene encoding patatin-like phospholipase RssA has protein sequence MRKVRIGLALGSGAAKGWAHIGVINALERAGIEIDVVAGCSVGALVGSAYVNNRLPLMEKWVSAFRYWDVIRLMDVSWQRGGLLRGERVFSHVRQLIPNDAIEHCNKPFGVVATNLSTGRELWLTEGDLHQAVRASCSMPGLLPPVGYNGYWLVDGAVVNPVPISLTRALGADIVIAVDLQHDAHLMQQDLFSVTPQNSEEEAAAAALSWGGKLRQRLVNFTQRRASQSPGAMEIMSTSIQVLENRLKRNRMAGDPPDVLIQPICPQISTLDFHRAEEAIEAGRAAVEKKMDELLPLVRGR, from the coding sequence ATGAGAAAGGTAAGAATTGGATTGGCTCTTGGATCTGGCGCGGCCAAGGGATGGGCGCATATTGGCGTGATTAACGCGCTGGAGCGGGCCGGTATTGAGATTGACGTTGTTGCAGGCTGCTCAGTCGGCGCACTGGTCGGGTCTGCCTATGTGAATAACCGTTTACCGCTGATGGAAAAATGGGTCAGTGCATTTCGCTACTGGGATGTGATTCGCCTGATGGACGTCTCCTGGCAGCGTGGCGGGTTGTTACGCGGCGAAAGAGTATTCAGCCATGTCCGTCAGCTGATTCCCAATGATGCGATTGAGCACTGTAATAAACCCTTTGGCGTGGTGGCGACCAACCTCAGTACCGGACGTGAGCTCTGGCTGACCGAGGGCGATCTGCATCAGGCAGTACGCGCATCCTGCAGTATGCCAGGTTTATTACCGCCGGTGGGCTACAATGGGTATTGGCTGGTGGATGGTGCTGTGGTTAACCCGGTGCCGATTTCACTGACGCGCGCCCTAGGGGCAGACATTGTTATCGCCGTTGACTTACAGCATGACGCACATTTAATGCAGCAGGATCTCTTTTCCGTTACACCTCAGAACAGTGAAGAAGAAGCCGCCGCAGCGGCATTAAGTTGGGGGGGGAAGTTGCGACAGCGCCTGGTGAATTTCACCCAGCGCCGTGCATCTCAGTCACCTGGCGCGATGGAGATTATGTCTACTTCTATTCAGGTACTGGAGAATCGCCTTAAGCGAAACCGTATGGCAGGCGATCCGCCCGATGTTTTGATACAGCCGATCTGTCCGCAAATTTCGACGCTGGATTTTCATCGTGCTGAAGAGGCCATTGAGGCAGGCAGGGCCGCCGTAGAGAAGAAAATGGATGAACTATTACCACTGGTCCGTGGCAGATAA
- the ansA gene encoding asparaginase, producing MQKKNIYVAYTGGTIGMQRSAQGYIPVSGHLQQQLANMPEFHRPEMPDFTIHEYQPLIDSSDMTPEDWQFIANDIRQNYDRYDGFVILHGTDTMAFTASALSFMLENLAKPVIVTGSQIPLAELRSDGQQNLLNSLYVAANYPISEVSLFFNNTLYRGNRTTKAHADGFNAFASPNLSALLEAGIHIRRLNTPPAPSGQGELNVHTITPQPIGVVTLYPGISADVVRNFLRQPVKALILRSYGVGNAPQNKEFLAELQQASERGIVVVNLTQCISGKVNMGGYATGNALEEAGVISGFDLTVEAALTKLHFLLSQELSADQIRARMQQNLRGELTED from the coding sequence ATGCAAAAGAAAAACATCTACGTAGCCTACACGGGCGGGACAATCGGTATGCAGCGCTCTGCGCAGGGCTATATTCCGGTCTCAGGGCACCTGCAGCAGCAGCTGGCGAATATGCCCGAGTTCCACCGCCCCGAGATGCCTGATTTCACCATTCATGAATATCAGCCGCTGATCGACTCATCCGACATGACCCCGGAAGACTGGCAGTTTATCGCCAACGATATCCGACAAAATTACGATCGCTACGATGGCTTTGTGATTCTGCATGGCACTGACACCATGGCGTTTACCGCCTCTGCGCTCTCGTTCATGCTGGAAAATCTGGCCAAGCCGGTGATCGTGACCGGGTCGCAGATTCCACTGGCGGAACTGCGCTCAGATGGTCAGCAGAATCTGTTGAATTCTCTTTATGTAGCGGCTAACTATCCGATTAGCGAAGTGTCTCTGTTTTTCAATAACACACTTTATCGCGGTAACCGTACCACCAAGGCTCATGCCGATGGCTTCAACGCCTTTGCTTCGCCGAACCTCTCCGCACTCCTGGAAGCGGGCATTCATATTCGCCGCCTCAATACGCCACCTGCCCCGTCCGGTCAGGGTGAACTGAACGTTCACACCATTACGCCTCAGCCCATTGGTGTGGTCACCCTCTATCCAGGAATTTCCGCCGACGTGGTGCGTAACTTCCTGCGTCAGCCGGTGAAGGCGCTGATCCTGCGTTCTTATGGCGTGGGCAATGCCCCGCAGAACAAGGAATTTCTGGCCGAACTTCAGCAGGCCAGCGAACGTGGTATCGTGGTAGTAAACCTGACCCAGTGTATTTCAGGCAAGGTGAATATGGGCGGATACGCCACCGGCAATGCGCTGGAAGAGGCTGGCGTGATTAGCGGATTTGACCTGACGGTAGAAGCCGCGCTGACCAAGCTACACTTTTTACTCAGTCAGGAACTCTCTGCCGATCAAATCCGTGCCAGAATGCAGCAGAATTTGCGCGGCGAACTGACTGAAGACTGA
- a CDS encoding NAD(P)H nitroreductase yields the protein MDALELLVNRRSASRLTEPAPAGDALENILRAGMRAPDHGTLQPWRFIIVENEGRDRMSQLLERAARDSQLDEKAINKASQAPFRAPMIITVVAHCEEHHKVPRWEQIASASCAVMAMQMAALAQGYNGIWRSGPWTDDEQVRQGFGCREQDAIVGFLYLGTPQLKSSTTVLPPDTAPFVRYF from the coding sequence ATGGACGCACTGGAGTTACTGGTCAACCGACGTTCGGCTTCACGCCTGACTGAGCCGGCACCGGCAGGTGACGCACTGGAAAATATCCTGCGGGCTGGCATGCGCGCCCCGGATCACGGCACGCTGCAACCCTGGCGCTTCATCATTGTAGAAAATGAAGGGCGTGACCGGATGAGTCAGCTGCTGGAGAGGGCGGCACGCGATAGCCAGCTGGATGAAAAGGCGATTAATAAAGCGAGCCAGGCGCCGTTTCGCGCACCGATGATTATTACCGTGGTGGCACATTGCGAAGAGCACCACAAAGTGCCGCGCTGGGAACAGATTGCCTCGGCCAGCTGTGCGGTGATGGCGATGCAGATGGCAGCGCTTGCTCAGGGTTACAACGGTATCTGGCGCAGCGGTCCCTGGACCGATGACGAGCAGGTACGGCAGGGTTTTGGCTGCCGCGAGCAGGATGCCATTGTTGGCTTCCTTTATCTGGGGACCCCGCAACTGAAATCCAGCACCACGGTGCTCCCGCCTGACACCGCGCCTTTCGTCCGCTACTTCTAA
- the xthA gene encoding exodeoxyribonuclease III has protein sequence MKFVSFNINGLRARPHQLQALVEQHQPDVIGLQETKVHDDMFPLEEVAKLGYHVFYHGQKGHYGVALLTKAQPVSVSRGFPGDNEESQRRLIMAEIPSPIGDITVINGYFPQGESRDHPTKFPAKEKFYRDLQRLLTEDLPADKPVLIMGDMNISSTDRDIGIGEESRKRWLRTGKCSFLPEEREWMDRLLGWGLVDTWREHNPEVADRFSWFDYRSKGFDDNRGLRIDLVLASKTLASHCVETGIDYEIRGMEKPSDHAPIWSTFHF, from the coding sequence ATGAAATTTGTTTCATTTAACATCAATGGGTTGCGTGCCCGCCCACATCAGCTTCAGGCGCTTGTCGAACAGCATCAGCCCGATGTGATCGGTCTGCAGGAAACCAAAGTCCATGACGACATGTTCCCACTGGAGGAGGTGGCAAAGCTTGGCTATCACGTCTTTTATCATGGTCAGAAAGGCCATTACGGCGTGGCGTTGCTAACCAAAGCTCAGCCAGTGTCAGTCAGCCGGGGTTTTCCGGGCGATAATGAAGAATCCCAGCGCCGCCTGATCATGGCGGAAATTCCCAGCCCGATTGGCGACATCACGGTGATTAATGGCTATTTCCCGCAGGGCGAAAGTCGCGACCATCCCACCAAGTTCCCGGCTAAAGAGAAGTTCTATCGCGATCTGCAACGTCTGCTGACCGAGGATCTGCCTGCTGATAAGCCGGTTCTGATTATGGGCGACATGAATATCAGCAGCACCGATCGGGATATTGGTATTGGTGAGGAGAGCCGCAAGCGCTGGCTGCGCACCGGCAAATGCTCCTTCCTGCCGGAAGAGCGCGAGTGGATGGACCGCCTGCTGGGCTGGGGACTGGTTGATACCTGGCGTGAGCACAATCCGGAGGTGGCGGATCGCTTTTCCTGGTTCGATTACCGTTCGAAAGGGTTTGATGATAATCGCGGGTTACGCATCGATCTGGTGCTGGCGAGCAAAACCCTGGCGTCGCACTGCGTTGAGACCGGCATTGATTATGAGATCCGGGGCATGGAAAAACCATCTGACCACGCCCCCATCTGGTCAACCTTCCACTTTTAA
- a CDS encoding YeaC family protein, whose translation MKEQLEAMLASMTPEVYERLATAVEIGKWPDGVALTQEQRDNCLQLVMLWQARHNDAPQHMTIAKGGEMVMKSKKELKEAFGIDPDVTRIHLH comes from the coding sequence ATGAAGGAACAACTTGAAGCGATGCTTGCGTCGATGACACCTGAAGTCTACGAACGACTGGCAACAGCAGTTGAGATTGGAAAATGGCCGGATGGCGTGGCACTGACGCAGGAACAGCGCGACAACTGTCTGCAACTGGTGATGTTGTGGCAGGCAAGACATAACGATGCGCCGCAGCATATGACCATCGCTAAGGGCGGCGAGATGGTGATGAAGTCGAAAAAAGAGCTGAAAGAAGCGTTCGGCATCGATCCGGATGTCACCCGCATTCATCTGCACTAA
- a CDS encoding YchJ family protein, translating to MSETCPCCSGEQYSVCCGPFLQGNQTPVTAEQLMRSRYCAYVQQNADYLVATWHPDKRHPGLSGLLSESFSGTEWLSLNVTRCNHGNHEKEAFVTFFARYREKTNIHTIHERSRFLREDQRWYYVDGTIPPVGRNDPCPCGSGKKYKKCCG from the coding sequence GTGTCAGAAACCTGCCCATGTTGTAGCGGAGAGCAGTATAGCGTATGTTGCGGGCCCTTTCTGCAGGGTAACCAGACTCCTGTTACAGCTGAACAACTTATGCGATCCCGTTATTGCGCCTATGTTCAGCAGAATGCGGACTATCTGGTTGCAACCTGGCATCCTGACAAACGCCATCCGGGGCTGTCGGGGCTTTTATCTGAAAGTTTTTCGGGCACCGAATGGCTTAGCCTGAATGTAACCCGTTGTAATCATGGAAACCATGAGAAAGAAGCTTTCGTTACCTTTTTTGCGCGATACCGCGAGAAAACAAACATTCATACCATTCATGAGCGTTCACGCTTTCTTCGCGAGGATCAACGCTGGTACTATGTTGACGGTACAATACCGCCCGTCGGGCGTAACGATCCCTGCCCGTGCGGCAGTGGCAAAAAATACAAAAAATGTTGTGGTTAA
- a CDS encoding DUF1496 domain-containing protein, producing the protein MRHYSVLLALALMLATSAVQANSRYQSMPQQGNNGVNTDVVVDMPPEAWTQSERRQQDCLRCCIFENRNYTEGAVVKSEGVLLQCARDEQSLGTNNLIWKIVK; encoded by the coding sequence ATGAGGCATTATTCAGTATTACTGGCCCTGGCTCTGATGCTGGCGACCAGCGCAGTGCAGGCCAACAGTCGTTATCAGTCGATGCCACAACAGGGCAACAATGGTGTAAACACTGATGTAGTGGTGGATATGCCGCCTGAAGCCTGGACGCAGTCAGAGAGACGTCAGCAGGACTGTCTCCGCTGCTGTATCTTTGAGAACCGCAACTACACAGAAGGTGCGGTAGTGAAATCTGAGGGCGTGCTGCTGCAGTGTGCGCGTGATGAACAGTCTCTTGGCACCAACAACCTTATCTGGAAGATAGTGAAATAG